The genomic DNA GCCAGACGAAAAGGATTACTTGATAATTAATGAAAAATGAAAGGGGCTGACGAAATGTCAACCCCTTTCAATCTTATACACCTGCTTTATGTAATCGTAACAACAGTTGGTTTAATTCTCTTACCCGTTCCTCTTCACAAGACTTTTGACCTGTCTCGATGTCAGTTATTTCACTGCTTACCAGTTCAGATGCATAGCGTTGCTCCATTACGACATCCAACAACAATTGTTTCTCTTCACTTGATAATCTAACATTGGTTACAGCCCCCATAACCATCCCCCTTTAAAAGTTATAAGTCCTTACTCGATATTATAACTGTATATAATTCATGCAGGAAGGGGTTTTCCGAAATTCTTCGAGGCTCTAAATATTGGTAATGTTGAAATTCATTGATATTACTAGACTTAGGGTCGATTTTCATGTTAAGAATAGTTTGAAAAAAGTTTAATTCCACCTATTCCTATCAGAGAAACATTATTTTCCAAAAACATACATAGAGAATGAAGTCATGGGTCCATCATCCTATTTAACCGTAATTATTTATTCAGATTGCTTGAAAGTTTCTTTCTATGGTGAAATGGATACATAACGTGTACATCATAAAAATCTATAAAAACAGGTGAATGCCAGATGGTGAATAAGGACTTTTTTAAACAGCCAACATTGGAGGTTGCAAGACAGCTCCTAGGTATGGAACTCGTTCATGAAACGGGAAATGGGAGACTCGCAGGAAAAATTGTAGAAGTAGAGGCGTACAAAGGACCTGAAGACAAGGCTGCTCATTCGTACGGCGGCAGAAGGACTGCACGTACTGAGGTGATGTATGGCGAACCAGGTCATGTTTACATGTTCCTCATATATGGGATGCATCACTGTTTCAACATCGTCACAGGCCCTCTTCATAAACCCGAAGCAATCTTACTTCGAGCGCTTGAACCGACAGAAGGCGTGGAATTGATGCTGGAAAATCGATACGGTGTGAAAGAGAGCTACACGCGAAATCACGAACGAAATTTAACGAACGGCCCAGGTAAGCTCTCTAAGGCGATGGGATTCAATATGAACCATTACGGCCTTCCGCTGCAGACCTCAGAAATAAAGCTACAAGAATATGATAATATTAAGGATGAATTCGTAGAAATCGGACCACGTATCAATATTGATTATGCAGAGGAACATGTATCTCTCCCCTACCGCTTTTCAATCAAAAACCATGCATATATTTCCAAATAAAAAGAAGAAGGTGACCTCAAAGCATCACGTCCGACACTTTCGAGTCACCTTCTCATTTTCAATGAGATGGATTCAATTCTTTCAGTTCCAGCTCATCTTCTGTTTGCAGATTTTTCTCTTTCCAGCTGGTTGAGATGAGCCCGACCATCTGCGCAACCTTCTTCTTCCGATTCGTATAACGGAACAGTGTAATCAAGTACCAGAAGGCGATGATCGTTGCTGTTTTCAATATGGTTTCAAAATTCCATGTGAGACGCTCGAACTGGATGATACCGAGGAAGTACGCGGTTGCTACACCGAATAAAAATGCCATCACCCAAACGCCAGGTCTCAAATCCCTATATCCTTTTTGTAAGGTGGTTATAAATGAAGCAAGCAGCCTTAATTCTGTCTGGTTGTATTGATGAAGTCGGTTCTTTGTATATTTTAAATCAGGGACAATTCCATTCGACCTTTTGTTGTCCGTTACTTGCTTGAAAAATAACTCGAAATCTATGAAACTTGAAAGACTATTTTCAACCTTCCGATGCATGTAATTGTGATACATATACCAAAAGTAGATTCTTTCAGCCACCCTCAAAACCGTATACAAGAGAAGGGTGACAAGAACGAACTGGACCCAGAAATTTTCCAAGAAAAAATCAATGAAAGCCCATATGGCTAAAGCCAAAGTCTTAAATTTTGTAATGAACAAAGATGAAACAAGCAAAATAAGATCGGTTGCTTTTTCCACAAGAACAGCCTCCTGTTTCCCTATTATCTCCATCATATCATTTTTGCTTCAAGATAAGACAATCTTTTACAAAATCACGAAATATTTCTCATTTCACATAAGACCTCATACCCCCTATCTCCGCTACATGACAGCGAAAACTGTAGGTAGAATCTAGTTTTTTGGAGGTTGGACATATGCGAATCGTGTTTTTCGAAAAAGGAGAATTAATGATAATCGTAGGTTCTTCAAAGCTTAAAGGGGAACTCACCATAGAGCAGATCAAATCCGAGAGTGAAAAGAAGGCAAAAGAACTAACTCAGCTACTTGGAAGAGAGATCGGCTTCATGATTGATATGAATGGAAAGCTCGATGCAGAAATGGGAGTCAAATAAGACTAAAAAGAGGCTGACCTAATGAGGTCAGCCTCTTTTTCTTTGGAAGAACTA from Pseudalkalibacillus sp. SCS-8 includes the following:
- the abbA gene encoding antirepressor AbbA; this encodes MGAVTNVRLSSEEKQLLLDVVMEQRYASELVSSEITDIETGQKSCEEERVRELNQLLLRLHKAGV
- a CDS encoding DNA-3-methyladenine glycosylase, which gives rise to MVNKDFFKQPTLEVARQLLGMELVHETGNGRLAGKIVEVEAYKGPEDKAAHSYGGRRTARTEVMYGEPGHVYMFLIYGMHHCFNIVTGPLHKPEAILLRALEPTEGVELMLENRYGVKESYTRNHERNLTNGPGKLSKAMGFNMNHYGLPLQTSEIKLQEYDNIKDEFVEIGPRINIDYAEEHVSLPYRFSIKNHAYISK